The following are encoded together in the Lathyrus oleraceus cultivar Zhongwan6 chromosome 3, CAAS_Psat_ZW6_1.0, whole genome shotgun sequence genome:
- the LOC127125967 gene encoding mediator of RNA polymerase II transcription subunit 21 gives MSASLVKAAKQFDALVASLPISETGEEVQLKRIAELQAENDAIGQELQKQLEAAEKELNQVQELYSQATDNCLNLKKPDIS, from the coding sequence ATGAGTGCTTCTTTGGTGAAAGCTGCTAAGCAGTTTGATGCATTGGTTGCATCGCTTCCAATATCCGAGACAGGTGAAGAGGTACAGCTTAAGCGGATTGCAGAACTTCAAGCTGAAAATGATGCAATAGGTCAAGAACTTCAGAAGCAATTGGAAGCTGCGGAGAAAGAATTAAATCAAGTTCAAGAGTTGTATAGCCAAGCAACAGATAATTGTTTGAACTTGAAGAAACCGGATATCAGTTAG